GGCTATATAACCTATGTGGTAGAGTGTGTAGAGCAGGCCGGCGGCAAATGTCAGCGCCAGTATTGTCAAAACCATTCTTATGGGTGTCGCTTTTTTCATAGCTGCGCCATTTTACTTGCCTGGTCAAGTTCCAACAAAAATTCTATAATTTCATCTACTTTCAAAATCATATCCACTTTTGTTTGTGCCAATGCAGCGTTGGGCATGGCATTAATGGTACTTTCTTCGGGGTCCTGTACGATTGTCAGCCCGCCTTTCTGTTTAATTCGCATCATACCGTAGGCACCGTCTTTATTGGCACCCGACAATAGAATGCCGACTAACTTATCCCGAAAAACATACGCTGCCGTTTCGAAGGTGTGGTCAATGGCCGGACGCGAGTTGTTTTCCATTTCTTCAGTAGAAAGCGCAATGCTGTTGCCCAGTTCGAGGGACATATGATAGTTGGCAGGCGCCAGATAAATTTGTCCTCTCCTGATAGTTTCCTTATCGTAAGGCTCTATCACCGGTTTGGAACTTTTGATGGAAAGCGCTTCTACAAAACCATTGCGCACATGCTTCAGCCTGTGAAGGCACATAAAGATAGGTAACGGAAATTCCTTGGGCAATTCTGCAAGGATTTTGTTGATTCCTTGAAAACTGCCGGCCGAACCTCCTATCACAACTGCTCTGTATTTGCCACTAACCTTGTATTTACTAAACATGGCGCTTTTGTTTCAGCTTACAAGTAGTAATTAGTCCTTGATTTTTTTGTAGATTTTTTCCTCGTTATTAACAACAATAAACTTATTGGCAATGTCGCACCAAATCAGTGATTCTTTGGAACCGATTGCCAGATAGCTGTATTTAAACATGCTTTCATGCAGCTTGGTGAGTACTGCATTTTGGAGCGTTTGGTTAAAATAAATCATCACATTGCGGCAAAGCACCAAATCGAACTTTGAAAATACGGCACCCTGCACAAGGTCGTGTTTGCGGTAGGTTACATTTTGCAGCAAAGACTTGTCAAATACGGACTCCTGCCCTACATCGCGAAAGTATTTTTTCAGATTGAGCGGCTGCCCGCCTTCGCTGCCAAAGGCGCTTGTATAGTTCTTTTGGTTCAGCTCCATATTTTTTATAGGAATGGCAGCTGTTTTGGCTTTGTTGATAATGGCCGTATCAATATCGGTAGCCGTGATTTTGGCTTTTTCTAAGAAGCCCATCTCGTGCAGCATAATAACCATTGAGAGTACCTCCTCGCCGGAGGAACAGCCGGCGTGCCAGATACTGATACGGTCGTGATTAAGGATGATATTAGGAATAATCTGTTCTTTCAGAATTCGCCAAAAAGTAGGGTCGCGGAACATTTCGGTAACGTTCACGGTAATTTCCGAAATGAATTCCTCAAAAAATGTCGGTGTGGTGTCCAACACTTGAATCAGTTTATCTACCGTCTTAAACTTGTAAATATCAAGCACCCGTTTGATTCGTCTGCGAAATGAGGACATGGCATAGTCCTTAAAATCGTAGCCGTATTTGTCTTTAATCAAATCGGTAAGACGCCGAATATCTGTTATTTCAATATCCAGTTCGGTGGACATAAGCAGCGGTTAGTAAGAGGTTAGAAATCTGAGCATTTGTTTTGCTAACGCTTAGCTATCGCTATTATTGCCTTTAAAGGCTTTCCGTGGTTTTAAATTCAAAACTTGAAAAAGTTCTTTATCGGCATCTACTTCGGGGTTGGGTGTGGTCAGAAGTTTGTCGCCTGCAAAAATTGAGTTGGCACCTGCCATGAAACACAGCGCCTGTTCTTCCTGACTCATGCTCACTCTGCCGGCAGAAAGGCGCACCATTGCACGCGGCATGAGGATACGGGCAGTGGCTATCATGCGCACCATGTCCCATACGGGCACACGTTCTTGGTTTTCCAGCGGAGTACCCTCTACGGCAACCAATGCGTTTACAGGCACAGACTCGGGGTGTTCGGGCAAGTTAGAGAGCGTGAATAACATTCCGATGCGGTCTTCGTGGGTCTCACCTAAGCCAATGATACCGCCGGAACAAACAGAGATTTTCGCCTGACGAACATTTTCTAATGTTTCCAAACGGTCGTTGTAATTACGGGTGGTGATGATTTTGTCGTAGTAGCCCTCGCTGGTGTCCAAGTTGTGATTGTAGGCATACAAGCCCGCTTCTTTTAGGCGCAATGCCTGCTCATGGGTCAGCATACCAAGTGTGCAGCATACCTCCATGCCAAGTTCATTCACGCCTTTCACCATTTCTATGACTTTATCAAAATCGCGGTTATTGCGCACCTCGCGCCATGCCGCCCCCATGCAAAAGCGCGTGCTTCCGTTGGCATGTGCTTCGCGGGCGCGCTGAAGCACCGTATCCACATCAAGCAACTTGTGTGTGTTCACATTGGTGCTGTAACGCGCTGCCTGTGGGCAATAGGCGCAGTCTTCGGGGCAGCCGCCTGTTTTCACGGAAAGCAACGTACAAACTTGTACCTCTTGCGGGTCGTGGTACATGCGGTGTACGGTAGCAGCCCTGTAAATCAGGTCTAACAGTGGCGAAAAATATATATTGCTGATTTCCTCAATTGTCCAGTCGTTGCGGATAACACCAGCCGGAGCATCTTGCAAAAGAGTATCTGATGTGGCAGTAAATTGCGCTGTGTTCATCATGCAAAAATTTGATTAGTGAGCAAAAATAGCATTATATCGCATATTATTGCATAGCTATACAAAATCCTGCGGCAAATGCGTTTTTATCGGAAAAAATCATTTCTTTAGTACCTTTGCAAGGATTGGTTACTAATCTGTTTGCCCACTTTTGCAGCCCAATTAAAGCTAAATACTAACCATGCAAAAACAGTCTGTCAATCATTTTTCTGTTCGCGGTCTGATTAACCTCGCTACAGTAGTACTCCTACTGACTGTTGCCTTGTGCTACATTTTTACTAACAACACAGCCACCGTGAAAGATGAAATAGTTTACGGCTTACTGTTTTTCATGCTGATAGTTGTTTACCTCATTTTAATGACCGGGCTGATTACTCCGCTAATTAAATTGGCCAACGCCGTTACGGCTATCACCAAAGGAGCATACGATACCGAAATTCCTTATTATAACAACAGACTTTTTATCAGGCTTAACCAAGCCGTTACTAATCTGCGCGACAACTTGAAAGCCGCCCATGAGCTTATACAAGCCATGATTAACTTTCAGGTAAACACACAGGCCGATTACTTCACTTTTTTGCAGTCGCAAGACAATCCGCTTGCCAAGTCGTTGCAGGCGCTGCACGAGCAAGACACTTCGTTTGCTGCCAAAGAAGCCGAACGTTCGTGGACGACACAAGGCATGGCCAAATTTGTTGAAATTCTTCGCTCGGGGAACCAAACCATTGAAGAATTGAGCCAAAGCATTATTTCCAACTTAGTCAAATACATAGGCGCTCATCAGGGTGGGATTTACGTGGTAGAAACCGATGAAGCCGGTATGGACTTGCTGCGCCTTACGGGTGCCTACGCCCACGACAGCGAATTATTGGGCACTACTTACAACATTGGCGAAGGGCTTGTGGGGCAAGCATTTGAAGATAAAAGTACGATTCTTATCAACGAACTTTCGGAGGGGCAGTTCATTGTTCGCTCGGGTGCGGGAGAAGCACCGCCCAAAGCCCTGCTGATTGTGCCTGCCATTGTTAATGACAGCGCCTTTGCCGTTATTGAAATAGCCTCTTTTTCTGCTTTTCAACCCTATCAGGTGGCGTTTGTTGAACGCTTGGGAGAAAGTATTGCCGCTGCCATTTCGGGTTCTATTGCAGCCATGCGCAACCGCCGACTGCTGGAAGAGCTAAGCCTGCAAACCGAACAGATGCGCGCCCAAGAAGACCTCATGCGCCAAAACGTGGAGCAGGCATTCCAAATGCAGGCCGAACTGGAAAAAAAAATAGCAGAAATGAACAAAATGAAGGAGGAAGAGCAAAAGCGAATGGACGCGTTGCGTGCCACCCAGCAAAAAATGCTTGAACGAATCCTTGAAAAACACAAAGAACAACTGGCACAGAAAGATGCAGAAATAGCAGCTTTGAAACAACAGATTGAACAATCCAATACTCCCTCCTAAATTTGCACCATGAAAAAGCTGATATTTTTGTTTTGCCTGTATGCAGGCATCATAAGTTTTGCCCATGCGCAGAACAATAACAAAATAGCCATTACGGAAAACGATTACGGCAACCGTTCCGTAGAAATGGCAGATACTTTCCGCAAAGAAGGCAAAATCTATGTGGTAGTAGGAACGCTTGGAACCGTGCTTGCAGGCATTATTGTTTATCTGATAATATTAGACCGCAAAATCTCCAAAATTGAACAATCAGAGTCATGAAAAAGTCTTATATATTCGGCATCATCGTTATTGCCATTGCCGTAGGCGTTATTGTTTCATCAGCAGGCGATGCCAGCCAGTATGTATCGTTTAAAGAAGCCTTTGCCATGGCACAAGCCGGAGAAGACGCAAAGGTGCATGTGGTAGGCAAATTGGAACGCTCGCCTGCGGGAGAGGTCATCGGTGTGAACTATGACCCTTTGAAAGACCCTAACTACCTGAGCTTCACCATGATTGACAACAATAACGAGGCGCATGAAGTGGTTTGCTACAATCCCCCGCCCTCTATGCAGGATTTCAAGCGCTCCGAGCAGGTAGTAGTTATCGGGCGAGTGAAAGAAGGGAAATTTGTAGCCAGCGAAATTCTCATGAAATGTCCTTCCAAATATGAGGACAGCCAAATCAAAGGTTAATCAATACTGATTTTCCGATGCCTGATATTATCCGACTGTTGCCCGACAGCCTTGCTAACCAAATTGCTGCAGGCGAGGTAGTACAGCGTCCGGCTTCTGTTGTGAAAGAATTGCTGGAAAATGCCGTAGATGCCGGCGCTACTCATATCCAACTGGTAGTGAAAGAAGCCGGTAAAACATTGATTCAGGTAACAGACAACGGCAGTGGCATGAGCAGCACCGATGCGCGCATGTGTTTTGAACGCCATGCCACTTCCAAAATCCGCCACGTAGACGATTTATTCAACATCCGCAGCTTTGGCTTTCGGGGCGAAGCAATGGCATCTATTGCCGCAGTGGCACAGGTAGATATGAAAACCTGCCGCGCAGACGACCTGCTCGGTACGCATATCATCATAGAAGGCTCAAAAGTATTGTTGCAAGAACCCTGTGCACATCCGCAGGGTACGCAAATCAACGTTAAAAATCTGTTCTTTAATGTGCCTGCGCGGCGCAACTTCCTCAAATCCAACCAAGTAGAATGGAAGCATGTGCTGGAAGAATTTACGCGCATGGCGCTGGCTTATCCCGAAATCAGTTTTACACTGTGGCACAACGATGCAGAAGTGATGAACCTTAAACCGGGCAAATTGGCGCAGCGCATTGTTGCCCTGTTCGGGAAAAGTTGGAAAGAGCAGTTGCTACCCTGCCGCGAAGAGTTAAGCGATATGTCGCTGTACGGCTACATAGGCAAGCCCGAAGCTGCCCGTAAAACACGCGGCGAACAGTTTTTTTTCATCAACAATCGGTTCATCAAACATCCTTACTTGCACCATGCCGTCATGACGGCGTTTGAGCGGCTCATACCCGAGGGAAGTTATCCGTTTTATGTCATTAAGTTGAGTGCTGACCCTGCTACGATAGATGTAAACGTACATCCAACCAAAACCGAAGTCAAATTTGAGGATGAACGAAGCATGTATGCACTTGTGCAGGCAGCCGTTCGGCAGGCATTAGGCGTGCACCACCTCAGCCCGGCCATTGATTTTGAGTTAGATGCCAATTTTGACCAGCCCGGGCGTATGACCAACCAGCAGGATGGCAGTCCTCTTTCCCCAAGTGAGTATGAACTGTTCAAATCTCATACACTATCGGCTGCCAAACAGCAACCTTGGGAGCAACTCTATCCGCCGCCCGGCAGGCCGCTGACACAGCCTGCGGCATGGAAACAAACAGTAGAACCATCGCCCGTTGATGAACTTCCGTTGGTCACAGCCCCTGCTACGGTGCAGCTATTCCCTGCTGAACCTACGGCAGCACCTAAGCCCGGCTTGCTGTTGCTGCACGGTCGCTATATCCTCAGCCAAGTAAAATCGGGACTGATGGCCTTGGACATTCGCGCTGCCTACGAGCGCATTTTCTACGAAGAGCAACTGGCAAAATACGGCACGTCAAGCGAGGAAACCGCACAGCCGCTGCTTTTCCCTCAAACCCTTGACCTTGCTCCCACCGATTTGGCACAAGTCAGCGCTTTTGCAGATGAATTGATGGCCTTAGGTTTCCACATTACCCTGCAAAACAATAACCAACTGATTTGCCGAACAGTACCGGCCGGATGGGAAGGAGTCAATCCGTCAGAAGTGATTGCTCATCTGATTGAACAGTCGGCCTATTTCACCGACCGGCTAAGGTTGGGCAGGCGTGAAAGTGTAGCTGCCATATTGGCCAAACGGCAGGCAGCCGGAGCAGCACTCCCCCACTCCGACGAAGCCATGCAAGCGCTTATCAATCGCTTATTCAGTTGCCAACAGCCTAACTACACGCCCGACGGGCGCAAAACAACCGCCATTATCAACCTTGATACCATAGAAAGCCTTTTTGTATGAACCATGCCTTACGCACGTGCCTGATAGTGTTGTTCGCTCTGCCTGCCATGCTGCAAGCCCGTCAAAATACAGTTCCGACAGACAGCCTCCGCCTGCCGGAACACTTCAAAATTGCAGGTTTTATTGTGGACAGCCTTACTAAAAAACCCGTACAGTCTGCGGGAATTTTTGTAAACAACACCTCATTAGACACTGTCAGCCTGCGCAACGGCTACTATCGGTTGAGTCGCGTGCCTATGGGCAAGCACGAAATAGTAGTAACGGCAGTCGGATATATGCCGCGAACAGTCATTATCAATGGCGCATTGCCAACAACCTCTGCCGATACAATCCGCCTGCTATCTGTGCAACCTGTGCCTTTGAACGAAATGATGGCGCGAACTTCTGACAAGCGTTGGCAATTTTTTTACCAGAAATTTAAAGAAAATTTTATTGGAACAACAGATTTTGCCAAAGAGGTTA
The Rhodoflexus caldus genome window above contains:
- a CDS encoding GAF domain-containing protein, with protein sequence MQKQSVNHFSVRGLINLATVVLLLTVALCYIFTNNTATVKDEIVYGLLFFMLIVVYLILMTGLITPLIKLANAVTAITKGAYDTEIPYYNNRLFIRLNQAVTNLRDNLKAAHELIQAMINFQVNTQADYFTFLQSQDNPLAKSLQALHEQDTSFAAKEAERSWTTQGMAKFVEILRSGNQTIEELSQSIISNLVKYIGAHQGGIYVVETDEAGMDLLRLTGAYAHDSELLGTTYNIGEGLVGQAFEDKSTILINELSEGQFIVRSGAGEAPPKALLIVPAIVNDSAFAVIEIASFSAFQPYQVAFVERLGESIAAAISGSIAAMRNRRLLEELSLQTEQMRAQEDLMRQNVEQAFQMQAELEKKIAEMNKMKEEEQKRMDALRATQQKMLERILEKHKEQLAQKDAEIAALKQQIEQSNTPS
- a CDS encoding cytochrome c maturation protein CcmE domain-containing protein; the encoded protein is MKKSYIFGIIVIAIAVGVIVSSAGDASQYVSFKEAFAMAQAGEDAKVHVVGKLERSPAGEVIGVNYDPLKDPNYLSFTMIDNNNEAHEVVCYNPPPSMQDFKRSEQVVVIGRVKEGKFVASEILMKCPSKYEDSQIKG
- a CDS encoding chemotaxis protein CheB, giving the protein MFSKYKVSGKYRAVVIGGSAGSFQGINKILAELPKEFPLPIFMCLHRLKHVRNGFVEALSIKSSKPVIEPYDKETIRRGQIYLAPANYHMSLELGNSIALSTEEMENNSRPAIDHTFETAAYVFRDKLVGILLSGANKDGAYGMMRIKQKGGLTIVQDPEESTINAMPNAALAQTKVDMILKVDEIIEFLLELDQASKMAQL
- a CDS encoding CcmD family protein, producing the protein MKKLIFLFCLYAGIISFAHAQNNNKIAITENDYGNRSVEMADTFRKEGKIYVVVGTLGTVLAGIIVYLIILDRKISKIEQSES
- a CDS encoding CheR family methyltransferase, whose protein sequence is MSTELDIEITDIRRLTDLIKDKYGYDFKDYAMSSFRRRIKRVLDIYKFKTVDKLIQVLDTTPTFFEEFISEITVNVTEMFRDPTFWRILKEQIIPNIILNHDRISIWHAGCSSGEEVLSMVIMLHEMGFLEKAKITATDIDTAIINKAKTAAIPIKNMELNQKNYTSAFGSEGGQPLNLKKYFRDVGQESVFDKSLLQNVTYRKHDLVQGAVFSKFDLVLCRNVMIYFNQTLQNAVLTKLHESMFKYSYLAIGSKESLIWCDIANKFIVVNNEEKIYKKIKD
- the mutL gene encoding DNA mismatch repair endonuclease MutL yields the protein MPDIIRLLPDSLANQIAAGEVVQRPASVVKELLENAVDAGATHIQLVVKEAGKTLIQVTDNGSGMSSTDARMCFERHATSKIRHVDDLFNIRSFGFRGEAMASIAAVAQVDMKTCRADDLLGTHIIIEGSKVLLQEPCAHPQGTQINVKNLFFNVPARRNFLKSNQVEWKHVLEEFTRMALAYPEISFTLWHNDAEVMNLKPGKLAQRIVALFGKSWKEQLLPCREELSDMSLYGYIGKPEAARKTRGEQFFFINNRFIKHPYLHHAVMTAFERLIPEGSYPFYVIKLSADPATIDVNVHPTKTEVKFEDERSMYALVQAAVRQALGVHHLSPAIDFELDANFDQPGRMTNQQDGSPLSPSEYELFKSHTLSAAKQQPWEQLYPPPGRPLTQPAAWKQTVEPSPVDELPLVTAPATVQLFPAEPTAAPKPGLLLLHGRYILSQVKSGLMALDIRAAYERIFYEEQLAKYGTSSEETAQPLLFPQTLDLAPTDLAQVSAFADELMALGFHITLQNNNQLICRTVPAGWEGVNPSEVIAHLIEQSAYFTDRLRLGRRESVAAILAKRQAAGAALPHSDEAMQALINRLFSCQQPNYTPDGRKTTAIINLDTIESLFV
- the bioB gene encoding biotin synthase BioB; the protein is MNTAQFTATSDTLLQDAPAGVIRNDWTIEEISNIYFSPLLDLIYRAATVHRMYHDPQEVQVCTLLSVKTGGCPEDCAYCPQAARYSTNVNTHKLLDVDTVLQRAREAHANGSTRFCMGAAWREVRNNRDFDKVIEMVKGVNELGMEVCCTLGMLTHEQALRLKEAGLYAYNHNLDTSEGYYDKIITTRNYNDRLETLENVRQAKISVCSGGIIGLGETHEDRIGMLFTLSNLPEHPESVPVNALVAVEGTPLENQERVPVWDMVRMIATARILMPRAMVRLSAGRVSMSQEEQALCFMAGANSIFAGDKLLTTPNPEVDADKELFQVLNLKPRKAFKGNNSDS